From the Sphingobium sp. MI1205 genome, one window contains:
- a CDS encoding sensor histidine kinase, with protein sequence MTYRRSVSRKLARGLALVGLVGTILLLAAVVFFYSLTFDDLTAQDALIKAVREMLEHVALPLVVLMVPVAFVVRRVIRQAFGSLEEAATAIEAARGHERGFRIDTSHLPAEALPFTDAVNDLLGRLDDAAMRQEAFAADVAHELRTPLAVLSLEFDRLDHDDSARLKHDVAAMRRLIDQLMLLAQIDAASAAQFPLESVSLVEIARDVVSLLAPGIIAEGKAITLDAGSGHPVARGRREAIAAALRNLIENAVRVTPTGSTVTIRVGPDPVIAVGDGGEGLSTDRLRELVRRHSRADHASTNGAGLGLAIVDRIMAAHGGELTTDPVARELSLHFPGA encoded by the coding sequence GTGACCTATCGGCGCTCCGTGTCGCGCAAACTTGCGCGAGGGCTTGCTCTCGTCGGCCTTGTCGGCACCATCTTGTTGCTTGCAGCGGTCGTCTTTTTCTACAGCCTGACATTCGACGATCTGACGGCGCAGGACGCGCTGATCAAGGCCGTGCGCGAGATGCTGGAGCATGTCGCGCTTCCACTGGTCGTGCTGATGGTGCCCGTCGCCTTCGTCGTGCGGCGCGTGATCCGACAGGCTTTTGGCTCCCTTGAGGAAGCCGCAACCGCGATCGAGGCCGCGCGTGGGCACGAACGCGGCTTTCGCATAGACACGTCCCATCTGCCGGCCGAAGCCCTGCCGTTCACGGATGCCGTCAATGATCTGCTCGGCCGGCTTGACGACGCCGCCATGCGCCAGGAAGCCTTTGCCGCCGATGTCGCGCATGAACTGCGCACGCCGCTCGCGGTGCTGTCGCTCGAATTTGACCGGCTCGACCATGACGACTCCGCGCGCCTGAAGCATGACGTCGCCGCGATGCGTCGCCTGATCGACCAGCTCATGCTGCTGGCCCAAATTGACGCCGCATCCGCCGCGCAATTCCCGCTGGAATCCGTGTCCCTTGTCGAGATCGCCCGCGATGTCGTCAGCCTTCTGGCGCCAGGCATCATCGCGGAAGGGAAAGCCATCACGCTCGATGCAGGTAGCGGGCATCCCGTGGCGCGGGGCCGGCGCGAAGCGATCGCCGCCGCCTTGCGGAACCTCATCGAGAATGCTGTCCGGGTGACGCCAACCGGGAGCACGGTGACCATAAGGGTTGGCCCAGATCCGGTGATCGCGGTGGGTGACGGCGGAGAGGGCCTGTCGACCGATCGGCTTCGCGAACTTGTGCGGCGGCATAGCCGGGCGGACCATGCCAGCACCAACGGCGCCGGGCTTGGTCTGGCGATCGTTGACCGGATCATGGCGGCGCACGGTGGAGAGCTGACCACCGATCCTGTCGCGCGGGAATTGTCATTGCACTTCCCCGGCGCCTGA
- a CDS encoding winged helix-turn-helix domain-containing protein gives MRVLVIEDNDRLAKLVADGLQRRGFSCDIATTLSDADSALGGAVYDAIILDLGLPDGDGVAWLANRRQYRQMPPAIIQTARGALEDRVTGLDAGADDYVVKPVEIDELAARIRALLRRPGPRAQPVLEAGCLRFDTAARTAHCGDYAIDLSRREADLLELLLRRAGTVVRRETIEDALYNFNEPVTPNAVEAAVSRLRRKLDEAGATGALHTIRGVGYMLKDVAA, from the coding sequence ATGCGCGTTCTTGTCATAGAGGATAATGACCGGCTGGCGAAGCTGGTTGCGGACGGCCTTCAGCGCCGGGGCTTTTCGTGCGACATCGCCACGACCCTGTCCGATGCGGACAGCGCACTGGGTGGCGCGGTCTATGACGCGATCATACTCGATCTCGGCCTGCCGGACGGCGATGGCGTCGCCTGGCTGGCGAACCGTCGCCAGTATCGGCAAATGCCGCCCGCGATCATCCAGACCGCGCGCGGCGCGCTGGAGGACCGGGTCACGGGGCTTGACGCCGGCGCCGACGATTATGTCGTCAAGCCTGTCGAGATCGATGAACTGGCCGCGCGCATTCGCGCGTTGCTCCGCCGCCCCGGCCCGCGCGCGCAACCTGTGCTGGAAGCGGGCTGCCTGCGGTTCGACACGGCGGCGCGCACGGCGCACTGCGGGGACTACGCCATCGATCTGTCCCGCAGGGAGGCCGACCTCCTGGAATTGCTGCTACGGCGGGCGGGAACCGTCGTCCGCCGCGAGACGATCGAGGATGCGCTCTACAATTTCAACGAGCCGGTGACGCCCAATGCCGTGGAAGCGGCGGTCTCCCGCTTGCGCCGGAAGCTGGACGAGGCTGGTGCCACTGGCGCGCTCCACACCATCCGCGGCGTCGGCTATATGCTGAAGGATGTCGCGGCGTGA
- a CDS encoding cytochrome b/b6 domain-containing protein: MMLMAKTSYSDSFRVWDAPLRLFHWLLVAAITIAFLSSEGDSGIADWHMAAGWTAAVLLVFRLVWGFIGGEHARFANFVRPSRLLSHVRELVTGHPQRTIGHNPLGALAVLAMLIATGAVLWTGIQVDAGQADEDLHEAIAYGLLALIGVHVAAVVLMSVFTRENLARAMVTGRKSVALHPGAHDARRPAVVAVLLAVLVIGMTVFGILRYDSAAFSAQSHGEAKQGHEIEGGTAVQGEDNDRD, translated from the coding sequence ATGATGCTCATGGCAAAAACGAGCTACAGTGATAGTTTCAGGGTTTGGGATGCCCCGCTCAGGCTTTTCCACTGGCTGCTGGTCGCGGCGATCACGATTGCCTTTTTGTCCTCGGAAGGAGACAGCGGAATCGCGGACTGGCACATGGCGGCAGGCTGGACCGCCGCTGTCCTGCTTGTCTTTCGTCTTGTCTGGGGGTTTATCGGCGGCGAGCATGCGCGTTTTGCCAATTTCGTGCGACCGTCACGCCTTCTGTCCCACGTCCGGGAACTTGTGACGGGTCATCCACAACGCACGATCGGGCACAATCCGCTGGGGGCGCTCGCTGTTCTGGCCATGCTCATTGCAACCGGCGCGGTGCTGTGGACCGGCATCCAGGTCGACGCGGGGCAGGCCGACGAGGATCTTCATGAGGCGATTGCCTATGGCCTGCTGGCGCTCATCGGCGTTCATGTCGCAGCGGTGGTCCTGATGTCCGTCTTCACCCGCGAAAATCTCGCGCGCGCCATGGTTACTGGCCGCAAGAGCGTCGCTCTGCACCCTGGCGCCCACGATGCCCGTCGGCCGGCCGTCGTCGCGGTGCTGCTGGCCGTCCTGGTGATCGGGATGACGGTGTTTGGCATCCTGCGCTACGATTCCGCGGCGTTCAGTGCGCAGTCGCACGGCGAGGCAAAGCAAGGGCATGAAATCGAAGGTGGAACAGCCGTTCAAGGCGAGGATAATGACCGGGATTGA
- a CDS encoding VIT1/CCC1 transporter family protein: MTRLHAHPERHAVSRIGWLRAAVLGANDGIVSTGSLIVGVAASGTDRSGILVAGIAALVAGAMSMAAGEYVSVSSQADTEKADLARETAELTTQPGLERQELADIYMARGLDPDLALKVADQLMADDALGAHARDELGISDISTARPLQAAFTSAATFSAGAIMPLAVVAAAPGQQLIPLVVAVSLLCLVLLGALGAKAGGAPVMRSIVRVTFWGALAMALTAGVGSLFGAAV; the protein is encoded by the coding sequence ATGACCCGCTTGCACGCTCACCCCGAACGACATGCGGTATCACGTATCGGCTGGCTCCGCGCGGCGGTCCTTGGCGCCAATGACGGTATCGTTTCCACAGGAAGCCTCATTGTCGGCGTCGCCGCTTCGGGAACGGACCGATCAGGCATCCTCGTTGCCGGCATCGCGGCGCTTGTCGCCGGCGCCATGTCGATGGCCGCCGGCGAATATGTCTCGGTCAGCTCGCAGGCCGATACCGAGAAGGCGGACCTCGCCCGCGAAACGGCGGAACTGACAACGCAGCCCGGGCTCGAGCGGCAGGAACTGGCGGACATCTATATGGCGCGCGGCCTGGACCCCGATCTTGCGCTCAAGGTTGCCGACCAGCTCATGGCGGACGATGCGCTTGGGGCGCATGCCCGCGATGAGCTGGGAATTTCCGACATATCCACGGCGCGGCCGTTGCAGGCGGCATTCACATCCGCCGCGACGTTCAGCGCCGGGGCGATCATGCCGCTGGCGGTGGTTGCCGCCGCGCCGGGACAGCAATTGATACCGCTCGTCGTCGCCGTTTCGCTTCTGTGCCTCGTGCTGCTCGGGGCGCTTGGCGCGAAGGCGGGCGGGGCCCCTGTCATGCGGTCGATCGTCCGCGTCACGTTCTGGGGCGCCCTGGCGATGGCGTTGACGGCAGGCGTGGGCAGCCTGTTCGGAGCGGCTGTCTGA
- a CDS encoding energy transducer TonB family protein, protein MAASPAYRLAQASDTRAFGFLVSLALHAGVLAAYGLWSHSPRLIPERREEPRTVTIMTLPSLETEQPSARRPKAAPRPANQLTPPSTTPATRARQGPQASPDRPASDQAALTLPVAPSPLPARMNVDMPHPQPASPQAASSTLSTARAAYLRRLWEWIAARRPAGLHLEGEALINFSIGADGALREISLAQSSGNAQLDRLALRTVRLAAPFPRPPESLGVGTLDCVLPFHFN, encoded by the coding sequence ATGGCCGCCAGTCCAGCATACCGGCTGGCCCAGGCGAGCGATACGAGGGCTTTCGGGTTCCTCGTGTCGCTTGCCCTGCATGCGGGTGTTCTTGCGGCCTATGGCCTGTGGAGCCACAGTCCGCGTCTAATCCCCGAAAGGCGGGAGGAACCCCGCACGGTCACGATCATGACGCTGCCTTCGCTCGAAACCGAACAGCCGTCTGCCCGCCGGCCGAAAGCCGCCCCCAGACCGGCAAATCAGCTGACGCCCCCCAGTACAACGCCAGCGACACGCGCGCGGCAAGGGCCGCAGGCGTCGCCCGACCGGCCTGCCTCCGATCAGGCTGCCTTGACGCTACCTGTCGCACCGTCGCCCTTGCCTGCCCGCATGAACGTCGACATGCCGCATCCCCAACCTGCTTCGCCGCAGGCTGCGTCATCAACGCTCAGCACTGCGCGTGCGGCCTATCTTCGGCGGTTGTGGGAATGGATTGCCGCCAGACGCCCGGCGGGCCTTCATCTTGAGGGTGAGGCGCTGATTAATTTTTCCATCGGTGCTGACGGCGCCTTGCGCGAGATCTCGCTCGCGCAATCCAGCGGCAATGCGCAGCTTGACCGGCTCGCCCTTCGCACGGTTCGCCTGGCGGCGCCCTTTCCGCGCCCGCCTGAAAGTCTCGGCGTGGGAACGCTCGATTGCGTCCTGCCTTTCCATTTCAATTAG
- a CDS encoding TonB-dependent receptor — MSVISKAASAAAIFYGLSAASAFAQDTQVLPSIGIDSEDRPAGPVSSEILLRDKVAPLQSGTSDTAALIGRLPGGSSFGAGGFSSLPVIRGLESQRLTILVDGVPIDIACTNAMNPPLSYTDPQTIDAISVITGVTPVSMGGDSIGGAISVETLTPRFAKAGKRLLTGELSTFYRSNGDGFGGALSITAASDRLSLSYAGSFTQSDNYKGGGRDGTVRSTEYKKTDHALSLAAQTDIGLFELKGGYHFSPYEGFPNQYMDMTSNKSWYLNGHWKGAFDWGDLDLRAFYRDTDHRMNFLADKGGTATGGMPMNTEVHSAGYTLKGDIMLSNRDTLRLGSEFHHQWLNDYWPAVAGHMMMGPNTYINVNGAKRDRLGTFAEWEAKWTPQLTTLVGVRNDQVWMNTGEVQPYSTSMMNMADAMAATAFNAADRKRHDSNWSATALVRYAPSDQATLELGYARKSRSPGVYERYSWGRGSMSSRMIGWFGDGNGYVGDPTLKPERADTISAAVSLKGAGANGWTLRIAPYYTRVHDYIDVVKLADFTNMMGTPTGFVQLRFANREAELYGVDVSGSLALWQSSSAGTAKLTATASWLRGRNLDDGGSLYHQMPFNATFALEHRLGGWESAVELTVVADKNRVDATRNEPRTDDYALVNLRTGYAWGNYRLGLDVQNLFDKGYDLPLGGMSLGDYKATGDLRPVPGRGRSFNIGLTAKF; from the coding sequence ATGTCTGTCATTTCCAAAGCCGCGAGCGCGGCTGCAATATTCTATGGCCTGTCGGCCGCGAGTGCCTTTGCGCAGGATACACAGGTTCTTCCGTCCATCGGGATCGATTCCGAGGATCGCCCTGCCGGTCCCGTGTCGTCCGAGATCCTTTTGCGTGACAAGGTCGCACCCCTGCAATCGGGAACAAGCGATACGGCGGCGCTGATCGGCCGCCTGCCGGGGGGCAGCAGCTTCGGCGCCGGTGGCTTTTCCAGCCTGCCGGTGATCCGGGGCCTCGAAAGCCAGCGGCTGACCATATTGGTCGACGGCGTGCCGATCGACATCGCCTGCACGAATGCGATGAACCCGCCTTTGTCCTACACCGATCCGCAGACGATCGACGCGATCAGCGTCATCACGGGCGTGACGCCGGTCAGCATGGGCGGTGACAGCATCGGCGGCGCGATTTCGGTGGAAACCCTGACACCGCGCTTCGCCAAGGCGGGCAAACGATTGCTGACGGGCGAACTGTCCACCTTCTACCGCAGTAACGGCGACGGCTTCGGCGGCGCACTTTCGATCACGGCGGCAAGCGACCGGCTCAGCCTCAGCTATGCCGGTTCCTTCACCCAGTCCGACAATTACAAGGGCGGCGGCCGTGACGGCACCGTCCGTTCGACTGAATACAAGAAGACGGACCATGCGCTGAGCCTGGCCGCGCAGACCGATATCGGGCTGTTCGAACTGAAGGGCGGCTACCATTTCTCGCCGTACGAGGGCTTTCCCAACCAGTATATGGACATGACATCCAACAAGAGTTGGTATCTGAACGGTCACTGGAAGGGCGCCTTCGACTGGGGCGATCTGGACCTGCGCGCCTTCTATCGCGACACCGATCATCGGATGAACTTCCTGGCGGACAAGGGCGGCACCGCGACCGGCGGCATGCCCATGAACACCGAGGTTCATAGCGCCGGCTATACGCTCAAGGGCGACATTATGCTGTCCAATCGCGACACGCTGCGTCTCGGGAGCGAATTCCACCACCAATGGCTCAATGATTACTGGCCGGCGGTCGCGGGCCACATGATGATGGGGCCCAACACCTATATCAATGTGAACGGCGCGAAGCGCGACCGGCTTGGCACCTTTGCCGAATGGGAGGCGAAGTGGACGCCGCAGCTCACCACGCTGGTCGGCGTGCGCAACGATCAGGTCTGGATGAACACCGGCGAGGTCCAGCCCTATTCCACCTCGATGATGAATATGGCCGACGCGATGGCGGCCACCGCGTTCAACGCCGCGGATCGCAAACGGCATGACAGCAACTGGAGCGCCACGGCCCTTGTCCGCTATGCGCCGAGCGATCAGGCGACGCTCGAATTGGGCTATGCGCGCAAGAGCCGTTCACCGGGCGTCTATGAGCGCTACAGCTGGGGACGCGGTTCGATGTCGAGCCGGATGATCGGCTGGTTCGGTGATGGCAACGGCTATGTCGGCGATCCCACCCTGAAGCCCGAAAGGGCTGATACGATAAGTGCCGCGGTCAGTCTGAAAGGCGCCGGCGCCAATGGCTGGACGCTCAGGATCGCACCCTATTACACGCGCGTCCATGATTATATCGATGTCGTGAAGCTGGCCGATTTCACCAATATGATGGGCACGCCGACGGGGTTCGTGCAGCTTCGGTTCGCCAACCGCGAAGCCGAGCTATATGGCGTCGATGTCTCGGGTTCGCTTGCGCTGTGGCAGTCGTCATCGGCCGGCACGGCGAAACTGACCGCAACGGCAAGCTGGTTGCGCGGGCGCAATCTGGACGACGGCGGGTCGCTCTACCATCAGATGCCGTTCAACGCGACGTTTGCGCTGGAGCATCGGCTCGGGGGCTGGGAGAGCGCGGTCGAACTGACGGTCGTGGCGGACAAGAACCGGGTCGACGCCACGCGCAACGAACCCCGAACGGACGACTATGCGCTCGTCAATCTTCGGACCGGCTATGCCTGGGGCAATTACCGGCTGGGCCTGGATGTCCAGAACCTGTTCGACAAGGGCTATGATCTGCCGCTGGGCGGCATGTCGCTCGGCGATTACAAGGCGACCGGCGACTTGCGGCCGGTGCCTGGTCGTGGCCGCTCCTTCAACATCGGCCTGACTGCGAAATTCTGA
- a CDS encoding ferredoxin reductase family protein: MRNLRLTFWGLAALVTMLWLLADLSIFRSSGFFAIRSAAVQYSGALAIACMSVAMMLAIRPRWPEHGLGGLDKMYRLHKWLGIAALVTAIAHWLWAKGPKWAVGWGWLERPSRGPQPPASNPVEALFASLRHTAEGLGEWAFYAVVALIAVALIQRIPYRFFYRTHRLLALAYLVLVFHAVILTTFSYWLSPYGLTLAALLACGTGAAILILSRRAGRDRQVPGRIAAIHHYPGVRALETIVDMGEGWPGHRPGQFAFAVSDPAEGPHPYTIASAWREDERRITFITKGLGDHTRRLPEKLHVGQEIRIEGPYGCFTFDDDSARQIWIGGGIGITPFIARMKYLAQSPEGARAEIDLFHCTAEVDEEALGKLQADAAAAHIRLHVLVDARDGRLDGERIRAAVPEWREASLWFCGPLGFGETLRRDFAALGFPVAKRFHQELFAMR; the protein is encoded by the coding sequence ATGCGCAACCTGCGACTGACATTCTGGGGCCTGGCCGCCTTGGTCACCATGTTGTGGCTTCTTGCGGACCTGTCCATATTCCGGTCGTCCGGCTTTTTCGCGATCCGCAGCGCGGCGGTGCAGTATAGCGGCGCGCTGGCGATCGCCTGCATGAGCGTCGCGATGATGCTCGCCATCCGCCCCCGCTGGCCCGAACATGGGCTGGGCGGACTGGACAAGATGTATCGTCTCCACAAATGGCTCGGCATCGCGGCACTGGTCACGGCCATCGCGCACTGGCTGTGGGCGAAGGGTCCGAAATGGGCCGTGGGGTGGGGCTGGCTCGAACGACCGTCGCGTGGCCCGCAACCGCCCGCAAGCAATCCTGTCGAGGCCCTGTTCGCCAGTCTCCGCCACACGGCGGAGGGTCTGGGCGAGTGGGCCTTTTATGCCGTGGTTGCGCTGATCGCCGTCGCGCTCATCCAGCGCATTCCCTACCGCTTCTTCTATCGAACGCATCGGCTTCTGGCGCTGGCCTATCTCGTGCTGGTCTTTCATGCCGTGATCCTGACGACGTTCAGCTACTGGCTGTCTCCGTACGGCCTCACGCTGGCGGCGCTGCTTGCTTGCGGCACCGGGGCGGCGATCCTCATTCTGTCGCGCCGCGCAGGCCGGGACCGGCAGGTGCCGGGCAGGATTGCCGCCATCCACCATTATCCGGGCGTGCGGGCGCTCGAGACCATCGTCGACATGGGGGAGGGGTGGCCCGGCCACCGACCCGGCCAGTTCGCCTTTGCCGTGTCGGACCCGGCCGAAGGGCCGCATCCCTATACCATCGCGTCCGCCTGGCGCGAGGATGAGCGGCGGATCACCTTCATCACCAAGGGACTGGGGGATCATACGCGGCGCCTGCCCGAAAAACTCCATGTCGGCCAGGAGATCAGGATCGAGGGGCCTTATGGATGCTTCACATTCGACGATGATAGCGCCCGTCAGATCTGGATCGGTGGCGGGATCGGTATCACGCCGTTCATCGCCCGCATGAAGTATCTGGCCCAGAGTCCCGAAGGCGCGCGCGCGGAGATTGATCTCTTCCACTGCACGGCCGAAGTCGACGAGGAGGCTCTGGGCAAGCTGCAAGCGGATGCGGCGGCTGCCCATATTCGCCTGCATGTTCTGGTCGATGCACGCGATGGCCGCCTCGATGGCGAGCGAATACGCGCCGCCGTGCCGGAATGGCGGGAGGCGAGCCTCTGGTTTTGCGGCCCCCTTGGATTTGGTGAAACGCTGCGCCGGGACTTTGCCGCGCTGGGCTTTCCGGTAGCGAAACGTTTCCATCAGGAGCTGTTCGCGATGCGCTAA
- a CDS encoding IS110 family transposase — MQMLAIDLGKQSFHIYGITCEGEVISRKVSRAKLVDAVTRLQPQSVAMEACASSHHWGRVFEALSYAVRLIHPRFVKPFVKGSKNDAVDAEAIFEAANRPTMRFVPLKSVEQQDLQALHRTRDRLIVQRTALINHTRGLLAEYGVVMPAGASRFRLQVDKMIEIAELSHLAKDLFLKLVEEYRDLDARVSTLDDMLVDICRRDDRCKRLTTLPGVGPIVATSLIAAIDDGRHFASGRALSAWIGLVPRQYTTGGKPRLGGIGNRANHYLRRQLIHGARSALLRIAKHDDRRSKWAQELQSRAGHNKTLVAMANKTARMAWAMLRSGESYKMA; from the coding sequence ATGCAAATGCTAGCGATCGATTTGGGCAAGCAGTCTTTTCACATCTACGGGATCACTTGCGAAGGTGAGGTAATCTCGCGGAAGGTTAGCAGGGCAAAGCTGGTCGATGCGGTGACCAGATTGCAACCGCAGTCGGTCGCGATGGAAGCCTGCGCCAGTTCACACCACTGGGGCCGCGTCTTCGAGGCGCTGAGTTATGCCGTTCGCCTGATCCATCCGCGTTTCGTCAAGCCATTCGTGAAGGGATCGAAGAATGATGCGGTTGATGCCGAAGCCATTTTCGAAGCTGCCAACAGGCCAACCATGCGGTTCGTGCCGCTGAAGAGCGTCGAACAGCAGGATCTGCAAGCTCTGCACCGAACGCGTGACAGACTGATCGTGCAGCGCACCGCGTTGATCAATCACACTCGTGGTCTTTTGGCCGAGTATGGCGTCGTCATGCCGGCAGGTGCGTCCCGGTTCCGGCTGCAGGTCGACAAGATGATCGAAATTGCCGAACTATCGCACTTGGCGAAGGACCTGTTCCTGAAGCTCGTCGAGGAGTATCGCGACTTGGATGCCAGAGTATCCACTCTGGATGACATGCTGGTTGATATCTGCCGGAGAGACGATCGTTGCAAACGTCTGACTACGCTGCCGGGGGTAGGACCGATTGTCGCAACCTCCCTCATCGCCGCAATTGACGATGGCCGACACTTCGCATCCGGCCGAGCCCTTTCTGCCTGGATTGGACTGGTTCCGCGACAATACACGACCGGCGGAAAGCCAAGGCTCGGTGGTATCGGGAACAGAGCCAATCATTACCTGAGGCGCCAGCTGATACATGGTGCACGGTCTGCGTTGCTGCGGATCGCCAAGCATGACGACCGGCGTTCAAAATGGGCGCAGGAACTGCAATCAAGGGCAGGCCACAACAAGACACTCGTCGCCATGGCAAACAAGACTGCTCGCATGGCCTGGGCGATGTTGCGAAGCGGCGAAAGTTACAAAATGGCGTGA
- a CDS encoding deazapurine DNA modification protein DpdA family protein, which produces MNNYPVKSRSIAVMVGLPHLADGVLLRRARQLQQPVLISANALSRWSTKRGWREWAGWTTRPLMNAHGLRSLSLDSAGFSAMVTYGRYPWTVDDYVGLAAAYPFRWWASLDYCVEQEVASDRNEVLDRMSRTIRANIECRLRAENAGIDATFMPVIQGRHPGDYERCAVALAHMIERAGLVGVGSMCRRPVHGADGLIAVVDRLDQVLPRQTRLHLFGVKGAAIPYLTAFAHRIASIDSQAYGVSARIAARRCGQAKTDRLVADHMTQWLLRQHARLDRPSRQLPVQPEVPPPPEPADPWERVIAQARREIRDLIETGDLDHDEMTALWTEQWAADIYGAASAD; this is translated from the coding sequence ATGAACAATTATCCGGTCAAGTCACGCTCGATCGCTGTCATGGTGGGACTGCCGCACCTTGCTGATGGGGTGCTCCTGCGGCGCGCCCGACAGCTTCAGCAGCCCGTCCTGATTTCCGCCAATGCCCTGTCGCGCTGGTCGACGAAGCGAGGTTGGCGCGAATGGGCCGGCTGGACGACGCGGCCACTCATGAATGCGCATGGTCTTCGCAGCCTCAGCCTCGACAGCGCGGGGTTCAGCGCAATGGTCACCTATGGGCGCTATCCCTGGACGGTCGATGATTATGTCGGCCTGGCCGCAGCCTATCCATTCCGCTGGTGGGCAAGCCTCGACTATTGCGTCGAGCAGGAAGTGGCCAGCGATCGCAACGAGGTGCTCGACCGCATGTCCCGTACCATCCGGGCCAACATCGAATGCCGGCTGCGCGCTGAAAATGCCGGGATCGATGCGACCTTCATGCCGGTCATTCAGGGACGTCATCCCGGTGATTATGAACGCTGTGCAGTGGCGCTCGCGCATATGATCGAGCGCGCCGGGCTTGTCGGTGTCGGCAGCATGTGCCGGCGCCCTGTCCATGGCGCGGATGGACTGATCGCCGTCGTTGATCGTCTCGACCAGGTGCTGCCAAGGCAGACCCGTCTGCATCTCTTCGGCGTCAAGGGCGCCGCCATCCCCTATCTCACCGCCTTCGCCCATCGTATCGCCTCGATCGACAGCCAGGCCTATGGGGTCAGCGCGCGCATCGCCGCGCGACGTTGTGGTCAAGCCAAGACCGACCGCTTGGTGGCGGACCATATGACGCAGTGGTTGCTCAGACAGCATGCTCGCCTTGATCGGCCTTCGCGACAGTTGCCGGTGCAACCTGAGGTGCCGCCACCTCCCGAACCGGCAGACCCCTGGGAGCGGGTGATCGCACAGGCGCGCCGCGAGATACGCGATCTCATCGAAACCGGCGATCTCGACCATGACGAGATGACGGCCCTGTGGACCGAGCAATGGGCAGCGGACATCTACGGCGCAGCATCAGCGGACTGA
- a CDS encoding thermonuclease family protein codes for MYRFLCFLFLVSACDVRGAPVNEPGFTASARALDGDTIAADFRLLGVDAFERRQLCERARSCWECGKAAQDHAARILGEADAQIRLTNRSSYGRPVATVTVKGRDLGETLIRAGLAIPQPQFLKTDPARAKQYTEAFAAAQRNKAGAFAGQWIEPARWRRGDRLACER; via the coding sequence ATGTATCGTTTTCTGTGTTTCCTATTCCTTGTCTCCGCATGCGACGTCCGGGGTGCTCCCGTCAATGAGCCGGGGTTTACCGCATCCGCTCGCGCGCTCGATGGCGACACGATTGCAGCCGATTTCCGTCTCCTTGGTGTCGATGCGTTCGAGCGCCGTCAGCTCTGTGAACGGGCGCGGTCGTGCTGGGAATGTGGCAAGGCGGCTCAGGATCATGCCGCGCGGATTCTGGGCGAAGCCGACGCCCAAATCCGGCTCACCAACCGCTCGAGCTATGGTCGGCCGGTGGCGACTGTGACCGTGAAAGGCCGCGATCTCGGAGAGACGCTGATCCGCGCGGGTCTCGCCATTCCCCAACCCCAATTCCTGAAAACCGATCCGGCGCGTGCGAAGCAATATACCGAAGCCTTTGCCGCCGCGCAGCGAAACAAGGCTGGCGCGTTCGCTGGCCAGTGGATCGAGCCGGCTCGGTGGCGGCGCGGCGACCGCCTCGCTTGTGAGCGGTGA